The following are encoded in a window of Vigna unguiculata cultivar IT97K-499-35 chromosome 8, ASM411807v1, whole genome shotgun sequence genomic DNA:
- the LOC114195520 gene encoding protein PELPK1-like: MGTCSLSNVIFSFVFLMLFSASSHTMVAGARVLLEPTLSKPEVSQLPKPQFSASNIPAFPKLELPKVPELPNIAEIPPLKIPELPKLEFPKVTELSKPELSKVPELSKPEWPKVPELSKPELPKVPELPKPELPKVPEMPKIPELPKPELSKVSEFSKLESPKVLEVPKSELPKVPELPKFELPKPELPKIPEFPKPELPKVPELPKPELPKVPELSKSELPKVPELPKPELLKVPELPKPELPKVPELPKPELPKVPELPKPELPKVPELSKPELPKVPEMPKIPELPKPELSKVSELSKLESPKVPEVPKSELPKVPELPKSELPKPELPKIPEFPKPELPKVPELPKPELPKVPELSKSELPKVPELPKPESPKVPELPKPELPKVPELPKVPELSKPELPKVPELPKPELPKVPEMPKIPKLPKPELSKVSELSKLESPKVPEVPKSELPKVPELPKFELPKPELPKIPEFPKPELPKVPELPKPELPKVSELPKPELPKVPELPKPELPKVPELPKPELPKVPEMPKPELSKVSELSNLESPKVPEVPKSKLPQIPELPKPELPKVSELPKPELPKVPEMPKTPELPKPELSGVPELSKVPELPKFELPKPELPKIPKLSKPELPKVFELPKSELPTIPKLPKPEFPKIPESMKPKLPKVSELPKQEIP; the protein is encoded by the coding sequence ATGGGTACGTGTAGTTTGTCTAACGTGATTTTCTCGTTTGTGTTTCTGATGTTGTTCTCAGCAAGCAGCCACACGATGGTTGCTGGAGCACGTGTTCTTTTGGAACCAACATTGTCAAAACCAGAAGTGTCACAACTTCCTAAACCCCAGTTTTCAGCATCAAATATCCCTGCATTCCCAAAGCTTGAGCTCCCTAAGGTTCCTGAGTTGCCCAATATAGCTGAAATACCACCTTTGAAGATTCCTGAATTGCCTAAACTCGAATTTCCAAAGGTTACTGAATTATCTAAGCCAGAGTTATCTAAAGTTCCTGAATTGTCTAAACCAGAGTGGCCTAAAGTTCCTGAATTGTCTAAACCAGAGTTGCCTAAAGTTCCTGAATTGCCTAAGCCAGAGTTGCCTAAAGTACCTGAGATGCCTAAGATCCCTGAATTGCCTAAACCCGAGTTATCTAAGGTTTCAGAATTTTCAAAGTTAGAGTCGCCTAAAGTCCTTGAAGTGCCTAAGTCTGAGTTGCCCAAAGTTCCTGAATTACCTAAGTTCGAGTTGCCTAAGCCAGAATTGCCTAAAATCCCTGAATTTCCTAAACCCGAGTTGCCTAAAGTTCCTGAATTGCCTAAACCAGAGCTACCTAAAGTTCCTGAATTGTCTAAATCAGAGTTGCCTAAAGTTCCTGAATTGCCTAAACCAGAGTTGCTTAAAGTTCCCGAACTACCTAAACCAGAGTTACCTAAAGTACCTGAATTGCCTAAACCAGAGTTGCCTAAAGTTCCTGAATTGCCTAAACCAGAGTTACCTAAAGTTCCGGAATTGTCTAAGCCAGAGTTGCCTAAAGTACCTGAGATGCCTAAGATCCCTGAATTGCCTAAACCCGAGTTATCTAAGGTTTCAGAATTGTCAAAGTTAGAGTCGCCTAAAGTCCCTGAAGTGCCTAAGTCTGAGTTGCCCAAAGTTCCTGAATTACCTAAGTCTGAGTTGCCTAAGCCAGAATTGCCTAAAATCCCTGAATTTCCTAAACCCGAGTTGCCTAAAGTTCCTGAATTGCCTAAACCAGAGCTACCTAAAGTTCCTGAATTGTCTAAATCAGAGTTGCCTAAAGTTCCTGAATTGCCTAAACCAGAGTCGCCTAAAGTTCCCGAACTACCTAAACCAGAGTTACCTAAAGTACCAGAGTTGCCTAAAGTTCCTGAATTGTCTAAACCAGAGTTACCTAAAGTTCCCGAATTGCCTAAGCCAGAGTTGCCTAAAGTACCTGAGATGCCTAAGATCCCTAAATTGCCTAAACCTGAGTTATCTAAGGTTTCAGAATTGTCAAAGTTAGAGTCGCCTAAAGTCCCTGAAGTGCCTAAGTCTGAGTTGCCCAAAGTTCCTGAATTACCTAAGTTCGAGTTGCCTAAGCCAGAATTGCCTAAAATTCCTGAATTTCCTAAACCCGAGTTGCCTAAAGTTCCTGAATTGCCTAAACCAGAGTTACCTAAAGTTTCTGAATTGCCTAAACCAGAGTTGCCTAAAGTTCCTGAATTGCCTAAACCAGAGTTGCCTAAAGTTCCCGAATTGCCTAAGCCAGAGTTGCCTAAAGTACCTGAGATGCCTAAACCCGAGTTATCTAAAGTTTCTGAATTGTCAAATTTAGAGTCGCCTAAAGTCCCTGAAGTGCCTAAGTCCAAGTTACCTCAAATCCCTGAATTGCCTAAACCCGAGTTGCCTAAAGTTTCCGAACTACCTAAACCAGAGTTGCCTAAAGTACCTGAGATGCCTAAGACCCCTGAATTGCCTAAGCCCGAGTTATCTGGAGTTCCTGAGTTGTCCAAAGTTCCTGAATTACCAAAGTTTGAGTTGCCTAAGCCGGAGTTGCCTAAAATTCCTAAATTGTCTAAACCAGAGTTACCTAAAGTTTTCGAATTGCCTAAGTCAGAGTTACCTACAATCCCTAAATTACCTAAACCAGAATTTCCTAAAATTCCTGAGTCGATGAAACCGAAGTTGCCTAAAGTTTCAGAACTACCAAAGCAAGAAATTCCTTAA